Part of the Candidatus Aminicenantes bacterium genome, AACCATGCATTTTACTTGGTTATCTCCCAGCTTCACCTCCACTTCATAATGGCTGCCCCGGTATTGAATTCCCGATATCACGGAGGAAACAGCTTGAGAAGAAGGTTCCGGATGGATCTCAATCTCTTCCGGACGCACCAGTATGACCACGGCGCATTCTTTTGTGGAGGAAGCGGCCGGCCAGGGAATGGTTTCACCGGTACCGGCAATGCGTAATTTTCCGCTTCCCGCAAACGCTTCCAGCACATTGACATGGCCGACAAAACTGGCGACAAACCGGGAGTGGGGCGCTTCATAGACCTGGCTGGGCGTGCCGACCTGTTCCACGCACCCATGGTTGATCACCACGATTTTGTCTGCGATTTCCATGGCTTCACTCTGGTCATGGGTAACGAACACACTGGTTACGTGAATGCGGTCGTGCAGATTACGCAGCCATTGCGCCAGGTTTTTGCGCACCTTGGCGTCCAGAGCGCCAAAGGGTTCGTCCAGCAACAATACCCGCGGTTCCGGGGCCAGGGCTCGCGCCAGGGCGACCCGCTGGCGCTGCCCTCCCGATAACTGGGCCGGGTAATGGTATTCATGACCATGCAGTTTCACCAGGTCGATCAATTCCTCGACGCGAGAGCGGATCTCTGCGACGGGGCGTTTCTGGATTTCCAGGCCGAAAGCGATATTGCGAAACACGGTCATATGCCGGAAAAGGGCGTAGTGTTGAAACACAAACCCGACCCTGCGGTTCTGGGTGCGTATGGCGGTCACATCCTTACCGGTCAAGTAAATCCTGCCGCTGTCCGCGTTTTCCAGGCCGGCGATAATGCGCAGGATAGTGCTCTTGCCGGATCCGCTGGGTCCCAGCAGGGCAACCAGTTCTCCTTCTTCCACTGAAAAAGAAGCATTCTTTACGGCCTCGAAATCACCAAAAGACTTGCACAGGTTTTCAATGCGGATCCCGCTCATCTCAATTAACTCCTTTGCGCCGATTCACGTACTGAATCACATTCAGGATCACAAAAGACACCAGGGCCAGAACCAATGCGGCGCTGAACGCCCCGGCATAGTTTAAATCCGTAAACTGGTCATGCACCCTCAGGGTTGCGGTCTGGGTCTTCTGAATAATGCTGCCGCTGACCACCAGAACGGCGCCGAATTCACCGATCGAGCGGGCAATGGTCAGGGTGACGCCATACCCCAGGCCCCAGCGGATAGAGGGAAGGGTCACCCGCCGGAATGTCTGCCATTTGTTTGCCCCCAGAACCGCCGCGCACTCCTCCTGTTCTGCGCCGAATTCCCGCAAGACCGGAAGGATCTCTTTGATGACGAACGGCATGGTAACGAACAGGGTGGCCAACAGCATTCCGGGAAACGCGTACACGATCTTTGCGTTCATTCGCTCCAGTACCGGGCCGAGCCAGCCGTTCGGTCCGAAAAGCAGAATCAACATGAACCCCGCCACAACCGGGCTGATGGCAAACGGCAAGTCGATGCTGCTTTCCAGCAGCATCTTTCCAAAAAAGCGCTGGCGTGCCAGCACCAGTGCGGAAATGGTCCCCAGGACGGTATTGATCACAACCGCCGCAACCGTCAGGATCAGGGTCATCCAGAATGCGTGCAGGGAGGCCGGAGAATGAAGGGCGGTGCGGATGGTTGTCCACGAATAGTCCAGTGCTTCGCGGGCGATTCCGTAAAGTGGAAACAGAATCAGCAAGCCGAACCATAACAACACCGCGCCGGTCAACAGGTGGCGACCCACCGGGGTCCGTTTCCGCAGATTCAAAGCGGCGATATCAGTTTGATTCCGCATGACCCTGATTCCTTTGCTGCAGAAAGTTCAACACCAGCAGTGTCAAAAGCGAAATCACCAGCAATACCACGGAAAGCCCCATGGCGCTTTCGGGACTGCCGCTTTCAATCTCGCCGTAGATGTATACCGACGCCACCTGGGTGCGCATCGGGATATTTCCCGCCACGATGATAATGGAGCCGAATTCCCCCAAAGCCCGGGAAAACGACAGGGCCGCGCCACTCAGAATGGCGGGTAACAATGTCGGCAAAACCACCCGGAAAAACGTGCGAATCCGGCCGGCGCCCAACGTAGACGCGGCTTCCTCCATGTCGCCTTCCATCTCCATCAATACCGGCTGAACCGCTCGGACCACAAAGGGGAACGTGACAAAAAGCAGCGCCAGCACGATTCCCGGCCGGCTGAAAACCACTTCAATCCCATGCCTGGCCAGCAGCGTGCCGAGTACACTGCGGGGACCGTATAAAACCACCAGCATCATGCCGGTTACCACAGTGGGAATGGCAAAAGGGATATCCACCAAGGCGTTGATCAATCCGCGAAACGGCACCTGGTGGCGCACCAGTACCCAGGCGGTTGCCGTCCCCGTTAGCACATTGATCAGAACCATGATCATGGCCATGCGCAGGGTCAGCCATAGCGCCGCAAGGGCCTGGGGATGGGTGATCTGCGCCCACAGTGATCCGAATCCGCTGCGGAACGCTTCCACACTAATCGCAAGAACCGGCAATACCACCAGCAGCCCGATAAAAAAAAGAAAAATCCCCCG contains:
- a CDS encoding ABC transporter ATP-binding protein, with the protein product MSGIRIENLCKSFGDFEAVKNASFSVEEGELVALLGPSGSGKSTILRIIAGLENADSGRIYLTGKDVTAIRTQNRRVGFVFQHYALFRHMTVFRNIAFGLEIQKRPVAEIRSRVEELIDLVKLHGHEYHYPAQLSGGQRQRVALARALAPEPRVLLLDEPFGALDAKVRKNLAQWLRNLHDRIHVTSVFVTHDQSEAMEIADKIVVINHGCVEQVGTPSQVYEAPHSRFVASFVGHVNVLEAFAGSGKLRIAGTGETIPWPAASSTKECAVVILVRPEEIEIHPEPSSQAVSSVISGIQYRGSHYEVEVKLGDNQVKCMVSRNRVSGAALEPGKKVGMTFGSFQLFSADEGHQSVRTMLSSLGYIE
- a CDS encoding sulfate ABC transporter permease, whose product is MRNQTDIAALNLRKRTPVGRHLLTGAVLLWFGLLILFPLYGIAREALDYSWTTIRTALHSPASLHAFWMTLILTVAAVVINTVLGTISALVLARQRFFGKMLLESSIDLPFAISPVVAGFMLILLFGPNGWLGPVLERMNAKIVYAFPGMLLATLFVTMPFVIKEILPVLREFGAEQEECAAVLGANKWQTFRRVTLPSIRWGLGYGVTLTIARSIGEFGAVLVVSGSIIQKTQTATLRVHDQFTDLNYAGAFSAALVLALVSFVILNVIQYVNRRKGVN
- the cysT gene encoding sulfate ABC transporter permease subunit CysT translates to MRTDQAAAKPRQASDLVLRGIFLFFIGLLVVLPVLAISVEAFRSGFGSLWAQITHPQALAALWLTLRMAMIMVLINVLTGTATAWVLVRHQVPFRGLINALVDIPFAIPTVVTGMMLVVLYGPRSVLGTLLARHGIEVVFSRPGIVLALLFVTFPFVVRAVQPVLMEMEGDMEEAASTLGAGRIRTFFRVVLPTLLPAILSGAALSFSRALGEFGSIIIVAGNIPMRTQVASVYIYGEIESGSPESAMGLSVVLLVISLLTLLVLNFLQQRNQGHAESN